From a single Corvus hawaiiensis isolate bCorHaw1 chromosome 23, bCorHaw1.pri.cur, whole genome shotgun sequence genomic region:
- the DNAJC8 gene encoding dnaJ homolog subfamily C member 8 translates to MAMAAAAGPGAGAAEDAFLTFYNEVKQIEKRDSVLTSKNQIDRLTRPGSSYFNLNPFEVLQMDPEATDEEIKKRFRQLSILVHPDKNQDDADRAQKAFEAVDKAYKLLLDQEQKKRALDVIQAGKEYVEHTVKEKKKQLKKDGKPPTVEEDDPEVFKQAVYKQTMKLFAELEIKRKEREAKEMHERKRQREEEIEAQEKAKREREWQKNFEESRDGRVDSWRNFQANTKGKKEKKNRTFLRPPKVKMEQRE, encoded by the exons ATggcgatggcggcggcggcggggccgggcgcgggcgcggccGAGGACGCGTTCTTGACCTTCTACAACGAG GTAAAGCAAATTGAAAAACGAGACTCTGTTTTAACATCAAAAAACCAAATTGACCGGCTGACCCGACCTGGATCTTCGTATTTCAACTTGAACCCTTTTGAG GTGCTGCAAATGGATCCCGAAGCCACAGatgaagagataaagaaaagaTTCCGACAG CTGTCAATATTGGTGCACCCAGACAAAAACCAAGATGATGCAGATAGAGCCCAGAAAGCGTTTGAAG CTGTAGATAAAGCTTACAAGCTGCTGCTAGATCAGGAGCAAAAGAAGAGAGCCTTGGATGTGATACAGGCAGGAAAAGAATATGTGGAACACACT gtgaaagaaaaaaagaagcagctgaagaagGATGGAAAACCTCCCACTGTAGAGGAGGATGATCCTGAAGTT TTCAAACAAGCTGTATACAAACAGACAATGAAACTCTTTGCTGAACTGGAAattaagaggaaagaaagagaagcaaaagaaatgcaTGAAAG GAAGcggcagagggaagaggaaattgAAGCACAAGAGAAAGCCAAACGAGAACGAGAATGGCAGAAGAACTTTGAG GAAAGTCGGGATGGTCGTGTAGACAGCTGGAGAAATTTTCAGGCAAATacaaaggggaagaaagaaaagaaaaacaggaccTTCCTGAGACCTCCCAAAGTAAAAATGGAGCAGCGTGAATGA
- the ATP5IF1 gene encoding ATPase inhibitor, mitochondrial produces the protein HRSRPAPGAAGPRRREVGGGRGCAGAAGRARPAAACPAVQGQAAMAAVVAVAARGGLRGALLAQQQRWSSGSGADQLGELGKGAGKGGGGGGSIREAGGAFGKKQAAEEERYFREKEREQLSALRKHHEEEIHHHQKEIERLQKEIERHKHKIKQLKD, from the exons CATAGatcccgccccgcccccggcgccgCTGGGCCCCGGCGGCGGGAGGTAGGCGGGGGGCGCGGCTGCGCAGGCGCGGCTGGGCGGGCCCGCCCGGCGGCGGCTTGTCCGGCAGTCCAAGGGCAGGCGGCTATGGCGGCCGTGGTAGCGgtggcggcgcggggcggcctGCGTGGGGCTCTGCTGGCGCAGCAGCAGCGCTGGAGCTCGGGATCGGGCGCTGACCAG CTGGGCGAGCTGGGTAAAGGCGCCGGgaagggcggcggcggcggcggttcCATCCGTGAGGCCGGCGGCGCCTTCGGGAAGAAGCAGGCGGCCGAGGAGGAACGGTACTTCAG GGAAAAGGAGCGGGAGCAGCTCTCTGCCTTACGGAAACACCACGAGGAGGAGATCCACCACCACCAGAAAGAGATTGAGCGTCTGCAGAAAGAAATCGAGCGCCATAAGCATAAGATCAAGCAGCTTAAAGACTAA